The following proteins come from a genomic window of Nitrospirota bacterium:
- a CDS encoding 6-carboxyhexanoate--CoA ligase: MKKFWSIRMRSSKKLKTQDSKCKIKETKTKIHESKLKEIHISGAEGLYFKSEINTIVNRYIERALNHPKGMADKIVLTIENIEQKPYSIRSLPVSTVYSRTPFEGEKIIEKITQMLGISKMAFQVAIKIIKEGNMRGATLISAEKAKRLEPDFERGIRVSRLGITNSASKKLSAELSRYSINTETVKEAIILASKVSSYKGIIAELCISDDPDYTTGYLASQRYGYVRIPHIKKRGSRTGGRAFFIKEGVNIEKVTRYLEETPVIINRVSTSKGVVPLNEILNNYHK, encoded by the coding sequence ATGAAAAAATTCTGGAGCATAAGGATGAGGTCATCCAAAAAATTAAAAACTCAAGATTCAAAATGCAAAATAAAAGAAACAAAAACCAAAATTCATGAATCGAAACTAAAAGAAATCCATATATCTGGAGCAGAAGGGCTTTATTTTAAATCAGAGATTAACACGATAGTTAATAGATACATTGAAAGGGCATTAAACCATCCTAAAGGCATGGCCGATAAAATTGTATTAACAATCGAAAATATTGAACAGAAACCTTATTCGATCAGATCTTTGCCAGTAAGCACTGTTTATAGCAGAACACCTTTTGAAGGGGAAAAAATAATTGAAAAGATAACACAAATGTTAGGTATATCTAAAATGGCTTTTCAAGTTGCTATTAAGATAATTAAAGAAGGTAATATGAGAGGGGCAACTCTTATTTCAGCAGAAAAAGCTAAAAGACTTGAGCCTGACTTTGAACGAGGGATTAGGGTATCACGTCTGGGGATAACTAATTCTGCTTCAAAAAAACTTTCCGCAGAACTTTCAAGATACAGTATTAATACTGAGACAGTAAAAGAGGCTATTATCCTTGCTTCCAAGGTTTCTTCTTATAAAGGAATAATTGCTGAACTTTGTATTTCAGATGACCCTGATTATACAACAGGGTATTTAGCATCTCAAAGATATGGCTATGTCAGGATACCGCATATAAAAAAAAGGGGAAGTAGAACGGGAGGCAGGGCTTTTTTTATCAAAGAAGGGGTTAATATAGAAAAAGTCACTCGTTATCTTGAAGAAACACCAGTAATAATTAATAGAGTTTCCACAAGTAAAGGGGTAGTGCCACTTAATGAAATCCTCAATAATTATCATAAGTAA
- a CDS encoding TrmB family transcriptional regulator → MVDNNKTDIVIKHLMYLGFSEYEAKVYLTLLRESPATAYEVGKSSGVPTSKVYRVLEKLIEKGNISIIDEKKTAKYIPIPPQDLVERYKDITENILTSLMIRLSDFKTKRSSSYIWNITDYSHLINKTNQSIKATTRTILLSIWKEELTQIEKEILEAHRRGVKIAIVHFGQPSVRIGQMYLHPIENTIYHEKGEKGFIAVIDSREIIMGTIFRNNRVEGAWSSNVGFVTIIEDYIKHDIYIMKILRRFDRILIERFGGNYTTLRDIFSDRDLT, encoded by the coding sequence ATGGTAGATAATAATAAAACTGATATTGTAATAAAGCACCTCATGTATTTAGGTTTTTCGGAATACGAAGCGAAGGTTTACCTTACATTACTACGGGAGAGTCCTGCTACTGCCTATGAGGTGGGTAAATCTTCTGGAGTTCCTACATCAAAGGTTTATAGAGTTCTCGAAAAGCTCATCGAAAAGGGTAACATCTCAATTATTGATGAGAAAAAAACTGCTAAATACATTCCAATACCACCTCAGGATTTAGTTGAAAGATATAAAGATATTACAGAGAATATTCTTACATCATTAATGATCAGACTATCGGATTTCAAGACGAAACGTTCATCTTCATATATATGGAATATTACGGACTATAGTCATCTAATAAATAAAACCAATCAATCAATTAAAGCTACTACACGCACTATACTTCTCTCTATCTGGAAAGAAGAGCTTACACAAATAGAAAAAGAGATTCTTGAAGCACACAGGAGAGGTGTCAAAATTGCAATAGTTCATTTCGGTCAACCTTCAGTGAGGATTGGGCAGATGTATCTCCATCCTATTGAAAATACGATATATCATGAAAAAGGTGAGAAGGGATTCATTGCTGTAATTGATTCAAGAGAAATAATAATGGGAACTATATTCAGAAATAATAGGGTGGAAGGGGCATGGAGTTCGAATGTAGGATTTGTGACTATTATCGAGGACTATATAAAACATGATATTTATATTATGAAAATATTAAGACGTTTCGACAGGATACTCATAGAGCGATTTGGGGGGAATTATACAACGCTTAGAGATATTTTCAGCGACAGGGATTTAACATAG
- a CDS encoding UvrD-helicase domain-containing protein — MNDILYGLNESQKKAVTTTEGPVMIIAGPGTGKTLTIVRRISYLIHKGTNPERILGVTFTNRAANEMKKRAEDFLGKNAHKVFIGTFHLLGLRIIQDFFKDSFIIINRDEQENILKGLIKKSGMKLKQVAEKISRIKNYTEYIDDSIKTIFEKYQNTLKEKNAFDFDDLICKSIDILSDNDNHGKYKDAFEYIMVDEYQDINPAQYRLLKLLTPKSRNLCVIGDSDQAIYAFRGADVTNFLNFDKDYTDVQKIALVDNYRSTGIIIEASNELIKNNLKRIERKINPLKDTGLPIRIISLPDEKAEGKFIIKEIERMIGGTSHYQMLQEGMNIEFSGQGFNFSDFAVLFRSNAQAQILEETFSLSGIPYQVIGKPPTINNKIINELKKLSPVEFYNKVIENISLKADSGDPVYIVLQNIALQYQYNDFELSDMFVKLIQEIKLITPADIYNSKSDAVTLMTLHMSKGLEFRVVFITGVEEGLIPYNIKKDVTDIEEERRLFYVGMTRAKDELFLTNTRSRFIYGHKHPQSPSPFLREIPEKFISNVYIPDKIDRIKKDGQIGLFTTL, encoded by the coding sequence ATGAACGACATACTTTACGGGTTGAATGAATCACAGAAAAAAGCGGTGACTACTACTGAGGGGCCGGTGATGATTATTGCAGGGCCGGGCACCGGTAAGACCTTAACTATTGTTCGGAGAATTTCTTATCTCATTCACAAAGGGACAAATCCAGAGCGTATTCTTGGTGTGACATTCACTAACAGGGCTGCAAATGAGATGAAGAAAAGGGCAGAGGATTTCCTGGGCAAAAATGCACATAAGGTATTTATTGGTACCTTTCATTTACTCGGCTTGAGAATTATTCAAGATTTTTTCAAAGACAGTTTTATAATTATCAACAGAGATGAGCAGGAAAATATTTTAAAGGGTTTAATAAAGAAATCTGGAATGAAATTAAAGCAGGTTGCTGAAAAGATTTCGAGAATAAAAAACTATACTGAATACATTGATGATTCTATAAAAACAATTTTCGAAAAATATCAGAACACATTGAAAGAAAAAAACGCCTTCGATTTTGATGACCTTATATGTAAATCAATAGATATACTCAGTGATAATGATAACCATGGAAAATATAAAGATGCCTTTGAATATATAATGGTAGATGAGTATCAGGATATCAATCCGGCACAGTACAGATTGCTGAAACTTCTTACACCAAAGAGTCGTAACCTCTGTGTAATCGGAGATTCTGACCAGGCAATCTATGCCTTCAGAGGGGCTGATGTCACTAATTTCCTGAACTTTGATAAGGATTATACTGATGTACAGAAAATCGCTCTCGTTGATAATTATCGTTCAACAGGAATAATAATCGAGGCATCGAATGAACTCATTAAAAATAATCTTAAGAGAATAGAAAGGAAAATCAACCCATTGAAGGATACAGGTCTTCCGATCAGAATTATCTCATTGCCTGATGAAAAGGCAGAGGGGAAATTCATTATAAAAGAAATTGAGAGAATGATTGGAGGCACAAGTCATTATCAAATGCTTCAGGAAGGAATGAACATAGAATTTTCAGGGCAGGGTTTCAACTTCTCAGATTTTGCAGTACTATTTAGATCGAATGCACAAGCACAGATATTGGAAGAAACTTTTAGTTTGTCAGGAATACCATATCAGGTAATAGGAAAACCACCCACGATTAATAACAAAATTATTAATGAATTAAAGAAATTATCGCCTGTTGAATTTTACAACAAAGTCATAGAGAATATCTCTTTGAAGGCTGATTCAGGAGACCCAGTCTATATAGTCCTTCAAAATATTGCATTACAGTATCAATATAATGATTTTGAACTATCGGATATGTTTGTTAAACTTATACAAGAAATTAAACTAATTACACCCGCTGATATCTACAATTCAAAATCAGATGCTGTAACTCTTATGACCCTCCATATGTCTAAAGGGCTTGAATTCAGGGTAGTATTTATAACAGGTGTTGAAGAAGGTTTAATTCCTTACAACATAAAAAAGGATGTAACTGATATTGAGGAAGAGAGGAGGCTTTTTTATGTTGGTATGACGCGGGCAAAGGATGAGCTCTTCCTTACAAATACAAGGAGCAGATTTATATATGGACATAAACATCCTCAGTCCCCTTCCCCATTTCTAAGAGAGATTCCTGAAAAATTTATCTCAAATGTCTATATACCTGATAAAATAGACAGGATTAAAAAGGACGGCCAGATAGGTCTTTTTACTACTCTTTAG
- a CDS encoding 4Fe-4S dicluster domain-containing protein, with amino-acid sequence MEREVIEFDIIFVGGGPANLSSAIHLTNLIQKYNEEIDSGTRQGEKIDIEDKIAVLEKGAYFGAHNISGAVLIPDVLSELLPDHKKRGCPVYTEVNKESIYFLTRNRKIKIPFIPSFLNNHGNYIISLSRFISWLSKIAEQNKVMLLEGTAAVEILYEGTKVTGVRTDDKRLQENGEYETPGYILNSKVVVLGEGSNGTLLKGIVEKLHLDQDRSPSIYELGVKEIYELTNNPLKKGECIHTFGYPFRKGISGGGFIYCISETQVVIGLIAHLSSEDPQLDPHKELQKYKMHPLINSIIKDGKPTHYGARTLPCGGYFSIPKLTSDGVMIIGDSANLVDSRKLKGLHTAIKSGMLAAEVLFEAYKTKNFSESQLAKYEEKLKNSWIYSDLKKSRNFTPAVAMGVPFPGGPLLAFQILTGGATPIGDLKSKYDYLTTKNIKSFYGSKSFEPLPKPDERIIVSKLTDVYLSGTSHDEKQKSHIRLKDEENCKKCIDEYNASCTVFCPAAVYELEGDRIKVNFSNCLHCKTCDLKCPFENIVWNLPEGGGGPRYTLQ; translated from the coding sequence GTGGAACGCGAAGTAATAGAATTCGATATTATCTTTGTTGGTGGAGGGCCTGCCAATTTAAGCAGTGCAATTCATCTGACAAACCTCATCCAGAAATATAATGAGGAGATTGACAGTGGGACACGACAGGGTGAAAAAATTGATATCGAAGACAAAATTGCTGTTTTAGAAAAGGGCGCTTATTTTGGTGCACATAACATTTCTGGAGCAGTGCTCATTCCTGATGTGCTTTCAGAACTATTACCTGATCATAAGAAGCGTGGTTGTCCAGTTTATACAGAGGTAAATAAGGAATCCATTTATTTCTTAACCAGAAATAGAAAAATCAAGATTCCTTTTATTCCTTCTTTTTTGAATAATCATGGAAATTATATTATCTCACTCTCCAGATTTATAAGCTGGCTTTCTAAGATTGCAGAACAGAATAAAGTAATGCTTCTTGAAGGAACGGCTGCTGTTGAAATTCTCTATGAAGGAACAAAAGTAACAGGAGTACGTACAGACGACAAACGCCTTCAGGAGAATGGCGAATACGAAACCCCGGGTTATATTCTGAACTCAAAAGTTGTTGTTCTTGGTGAGGGAAGCAACGGCACTTTACTCAAAGGCATTGTCGAGAAATTGCATCTTGATCAAGACAGGTCTCCTTCTATTTATGAACTGGGTGTAAAGGAGATCTATGAACTAACGAATAATCCTCTCAAAAAAGGAGAATGCATTCATACATTCGGGTATCCTTTTCGAAAAGGAATTTCTGGCGGAGGATTCATTTATTGTATTTCTGAAACACAGGTTGTCATCGGGCTTATAGCTCATCTCAGTTCAGAGGACCCACAGTTAGATCCACATAAAGAACTTCAAAAATATAAAATGCATCCTCTGATAAACAGTATCATCAAAGATGGGAAACCCACTCATTACGGAGCACGAACACTTCCTTGCGGTGGATATTTTTCTATCCCAAAACTTACCTCTGATGGAGTTATGATAATCGGCGATTCTGCAAACCTTGTTGATTCTCGAAAATTGAAAGGACTGCATACAGCTATAAAATCCGGAATGCTTGCTGCAGAAGTTCTTTTTGAAGCCTATAAGACAAAAAATTTTTCAGAAAGCCAACTCGCAAAATATGAAGAAAAATTGAAAAACAGCTGGATATATTCTGACCTCAAGAAGAGCCGTAATTTCACACCTGCTGTTGCAATGGGGGTGCCTTTTCCTGGCGGGCCTCTTCTTGCTTTCCAGATTCTTACTGGCGGGGCTACTCCAATTGGAGATCTTAAATCAAAATACGATTACTTAACAACAAAGAATATAAAAAGTTTTTACGGCAGTAAATCATTCGAGCCATTGCCAAAGCCAGATGAAAGAATTATAGTAAGCAAGCTAACAGATGTATATTTATCTGGCACTTCACATGACGAAAAACAGAAAAGCCATATACGTTTGAAAGATGAAGAAAACTGCAAAAAATGTATTGATGAATATAATGCTTCCTGCACAGTATTCTGTCCAGCCGCTGTATATGAACTTGAAGGCGATAGAATAAAAGTTAATTTCAGTAACTGTCTTCATTGCAAAACCTGCGATCTGAAATGTCCTTTTGAAAATATAGTATGGAATCTCCCGGAAGGTGGTGGAGGGCCACGTTATACTTTACAATAA
- a CDS encoding DNA helicase UvrD gives MRFIADLHIHSKYSRATSKEMSPEKIWEWAQLKGIKLIGTGDFTHPEWFKELQEKTEPYGNGLFILKKDFSTNDVPDSCREEVFFLLTSEISCIYSKKAKTRKIHCIVLMPDFSNAARLNIMLSRIGNLNADGRPILGLDAKELLKIVLEISPDALLIPAHAWTPHFSIFGAESGFDSVEECFEDLATYIYAIETGLSSDPSMNWRLSALDRLTLISNSDAHSPAKIGREANIFDTELSYKGVMDAIKTKKGFLGTIEFFPEEGKYHYDGHRLCGVSLSPVETIQHNYLCPVCGKKITVGVMHRVEKLADRQDGFKPLNAPSFYSIIPLPEIIAEVLKVGVNSKAVENTYWSMLHKLGSEFNILMNLSLEDLGKTCSPLIKEAIGRMRTGNVHIAPGFDGEYGKIKIFETVDRREIKGQKMLF, from the coding sequence ATGCGTTTTATTGCAGACCTGCATATACATTCTAAATACTCAAGAGCAACAAGTAAGGAAATGTCCCCTGAAAAAATCTGGGAATGGGCTCAATTGAAGGGGATTAAATTGATAGGTACAGGAGACTTTACACATCCTGAATGGTTTAAAGAACTTCAGGAAAAAACAGAACCATATGGAAATGGGCTCTTTATCCTGAAAAAGGATTTTTCTACAAATGATGTTCCAGACAGTTGCAGAGAGGAAGTTTTTTTTCTGCTCACATCAGAGATAAGCTGTATTTACAGTAAAAAAGCAAAGACGAGAAAAATACATTGTATTGTCTTAATGCCTGACTTTTCTAATGCAGCAAGATTGAATATTATGCTTTCAAGAATAGGAAATCTAAATGCTGATGGGAGACCTATATTAGGACTTGATGCAAAAGAGCTTTTAAAAATAGTTTTAGAAATTTCACCTGATGCTTTACTTATTCCAGCACATGCATGGACACCACATTTTTCGATATTTGGAGCAGAATCTGGATTTGATTCAGTTGAAGAATGTTTCGAGGATTTAGCGACTTATATTTATGCTATTGAAACAGGGCTTTCGTCTGATCCATCAATGAACTGGCGACTTTCTGCGCTCGACAGACTCACCCTCATATCTAATTCAGATGCACATTCACCTGCAAAAATAGGGCGCGAGGCAAACATATTTGATACAGAGCTTTCATACAAAGGGGTCATGGATGCGATCAAAACAAAAAAAGGTTTTCTTGGCACAATAGAATTTTTCCCTGAAGAAGGGAAGTACCATTATGATGGACACAGGTTATGTGGCGTCAGTCTGTCTCCTGTGGAAACAATTCAACATAATTACCTTTGTCCTGTTTGTGGTAAGAAAATTACAGTAGGAGTAATGCATAGAGTCGAAAAGCTTGCTGACCGGCAAGATGGCTTCAAACCGCTGAATGCTCCATCTTTTTACTCGATCATTCCATTACCTGAGATTATTGCAGAAGTGCTTAAAGTTGGTGTTAACAGTAAAGCTGTAGAGAATACATATTGGTCAATGTTACATAAGCTCGGTAGTGAATTCAATATCCTTATGAATTTGTCCTTAGAAGACTTAGGGAAAACATGCTCTCCTTTAATTAAAGAAGCCATTGGTCGTATGCGTACTGGAAATGTGCATATCGCACCAGGTTTTGATGGAGAATATGGTAAGATAAAGATCTTTGAAACGGTTGACAGGAGAGAGATTAAGGGACAGAAAATGCTTTTTTAA
- a CDS encoding cell division protein ZapA, with amino-acid sequence MGSTEVYILGQKYTIRGDAPEEYIKQLAAFVDKKLKEVYNAVPNVTPVKASILAALDIADELFKLKNEHEELAKNIEDKTNKLAALFD; translated from the coding sequence ATGGGCAGTACTGAAGTATATATACTTGGACAGAAATATACTATTAGAGGTGATGCTCCAGAAGAATATATAAAACAACTGGCTGCTTTCGTTGATAAAAAACTTAAAGAAGTTTATAATGCAGTCCCAAATGTTACACCCGTTAAAGCATCTATTCTTGCCGCACTTGATATTGCTGATGAGTTATTTAAATTAAAAAATGAACATGAAGAGCTGGCAAAAAATATTGAGGATAAAACCAATAAACTGGCAGCATTATTTGATTAA
- the zapB gene encoding cell division protein ZapB codes for MEKLKTLEDKIANAIDKVKTLKEEKMITERRVQELEGLLNEKNIEIEQLKAEKSLVKSQLEALLNEIEALEVE; via the coding sequence TTGGAAAAACTTAAGACACTTGAAGACAAAATTGCAAATGCAATTGATAAGGTTAAAACCCTTAAAGAAGAAAAGATGATTACTGAGAGAAGAGTTCAGGAACTTGAAGGACTTCTTAATGAAAAAAACATAGAAATTGAGCAGCTCAAAGCAGAGAAGAGCCTTGTGAAAAGCCAACTTGAGGCTCTCCTTAACGAGATTGAAGCACTGGAGGTAGAATAG
- a CDS encoding transglycosylase SLT domain-containing protein gives MRYFICLFILIFFLSLPAYAEETDCKAYLKEGKIALDNSQYKEAIKRLSEAVKGCAPLDDYALFWLSEAYHDVGNYKESLKVIRDLLNNYQDTPLIKQARIREITEASEISEENIEKLYESYIIDYPNDQRMKYLYAKFLIQNGNKSKAKEFFKDLYISAGPYSSAAFNELKSDDISTEDIIERSSNLIDRMQYTKAEDELRAIIIKDNEKLQNQIYKNLGISLFKQKKYKEAAEIFAKAHERYWEIRSLYRAGEKETVNSSLKELLDNGDNRMASILISLAADRRREGKIDEALSLYQSIIEKYPSESEDALWGIGWTYYLTGAYDKASEIFTKLYDTYKDSRYLYWHARSIEVAGGDAKQMYHSLIEKGRNFYGAMTHVKGLLSSALSEHEKIKLANDIVPVTKNTLPEKKNERIDTLFSIGFSKEALMELNYLARNPDSIEDVLYACNKFNELKEYRYSVGLAVKVPYNEKMHPYLYPLAYLEIIESLAKKYDIEPLIVLSIVREESRFNPEARSPAGAIGLMQLMPSTAKRFDSILKLNINNMHDIFDIEKNLKIGIYYLNYLIKEFGSYAYAIAAYNAGEQTVKRWTQNANYKSVDEFIEDIPYIETKNYVKRVINTFFEYALFSPAGVSRKTISFEML, from the coding sequence ATGAGATATTTTATCTGTCTTTTTATTTTAATCTTTTTTCTATCACTGCCTGCCTATGCTGAAGAGACGGATTGCAAAGCTTATCTTAAAGAAGGAAAGATTGCGCTTGACAACTCACAATACAAAGAAGCCATAAAACGCTTATCTGAAGCAGTAAAAGGATGTGCTCCACTTGATGATTATGCCTTGTTTTGGCTTTCAGAGGCATACCATGATGTAGGAAATTATAAGGAGTCTCTGAAAGTAATACGTGATCTTTTGAATAACTATCAGGATACCCCTCTTATTAAACAGGCAAGAATCAGGGAGATAACCGAAGCTTCTGAAATTTCAGAGGAAAATATTGAGAAGCTATATGAATCTTACATTATTGATTATCCGAATGATCAAAGAATGAAATATCTCTACGCAAAATTTTTAATACAAAATGGCAATAAAAGCAAAGCAAAAGAATTCTTTAAGGATCTTTACATAAGTGCAGGACCTTATTCATCTGCTGCTTTCAATGAATTGAAATCTGATGATATAAGTACAGAAGATATTATTGAGAGATCCTCAAATCTGATAGATCGTATGCAATACACAAAAGCAGAAGATGAGTTGAGGGCTATAATCATAAAAGATAATGAAAAGTTACAGAATCAGATCTACAAAAATCTTGGCATTTCTCTTTTTAAACAGAAAAAATATAAGGAGGCAGCTGAAATATTTGCTAAGGCACATGAGCGATACTGGGAGATACGGTCACTCTATAGGGCTGGAGAAAAAGAAACTGTCAATTCCTCACTAAAGGAATTACTGGATAATGGAGATAATAGAATGGCTTCTATTCTTATTTCTCTGGCAGCAGACAGGAGGAGGGAAGGTAAAATTGACGAGGCATTAAGTCTTTATCAAAGCATAATTGAAAAATATCCTTCAGAGAGTGAGGATGCCCTATGGGGAATTGGATGGACATACTATTTAACAGGAGCATATGATAAGGCATCTGAAATCTTTACAAAGCTTTATGATACTTATAAAGATTCACGTTATTTATACTGGCATGCCCGTAGTATTGAAGTAGCAGGTGGTGACGCAAAACAGATGTATCATTCACTTATAGAGAAAGGCCGTAATTTTTATGGTGCAATGACACACGTCAAAGGACTATTATCATCAGCCCTGTCAGAGCATGAGAAAATAAAGCTGGCAAATGATATAGTCCCTGTAACGAAAAATACCTTACCAGAAAAGAAAAATGAACGTATAGATACACTCTTCAGTATAGGTTTTTCAAAAGAAGCTCTGATGGAACTAAATTACCTTGCAAGAAATCCTGATTCCATTGAAGATGTTTTATATGCATGTAATAAATTCAATGAACTTAAGGAATACAGATATTCAGTGGGGCTTGCTGTAAAAGTACCTTATAATGAAAAGATGCATCCGTACTTATATCCATTAGCATACTTAGAGATTATTGAAAGTTTAGCAAAAAAATATGATATTGAACCATTAATTGTCCTTTCGATTGTAAGAGAGGAGAGCAGGTTCAATCCTGAAGCAAGGTCTCCTGCTGGTGCTATAGGTCTCATGCAATTGATGCCCTCAACTGCAAAGAGATTTGATTCCATTTTAAAACTGAATATAAATAATATGCATGATATCTTTGATATAGAAAAAAATCTGAAAATCGGAATCTATTACCTGAATTATTTGATAAAAGAGTTTGGGTCTTATGCATATGCAATTGCAGCATATAATGCTGGAGAACAAACAGTAAAAAGGTGGACTCAAAATGCAAATTACAAATCTGTCGATGAATTTATTGAGGATATACCATACATCGAAACAAAAAATTATGTGAAAAGGGTAATAAATACCTTTTTTGAATACGCCTTATTTTCTCCTGCAGGAGTCAGCAGAAAGACAATTTCATTCGAAATGTTATAG
- a CDS encoding prepilin-type N-terminal cleavage/methylation domain-containing protein, whose protein sequence is MKKEGGFTLVELLITMVVFVLTIAAATGIFVPMLTQFKQQSKIAESNIENIIGLELLKRDIEHAGFGLPWNIPVGITYQEASSSPASNYNEPTVSGTTNPPRAILSGNNVNFTNVVNGSDYLVLKATNIAMSDASAKWTEVISKIDATGNKKTMVRSWGSSVDDLSTSERVIVLIPSKGENNQRILKTSDNDSTKFSVQFNQNFPADFAPPQGEVYLVYGVTPVADPIDTALRMPFNRADYYISKLNIPQKCASNTGVLRKAVLNHSGTFQGGIHQILDCVADMQVIFGRDTDNDGDVDNRTDDLSGLTAQQIREQVKDIRVYILAHEGQKDSNFTYCQDPPSCSDKTIYVGEQGLGRDFDLTTIPDWQNYRWKLDRIVVKPKNLRG, encoded by the coding sequence ATGAAAAAAGAAGGAGGGTTTACCCTTGTAGAGCTTCTCATTACAATGGTGGTTTTTGTCCTTACCATAGCTGCTGCCACAGGAATATTTGTGCCCATGCTTACACAATTTAAGCAGCAGAGCAAGATAGCAGAGAGCAATATCGAGAACATAATTGGTCTTGAATTATTAAAGAGAGATATTGAACACGCAGGATTTGGTTTGCCTTGGAATATACCGGTTGGTATTACATATCAGGAAGCTTCAAGTTCACCAGCAAGTAACTACAATGAACCAACTGTTAGTGGCACCACTAATCCTCCAAGGGCTATTTTAAGTGGTAATAATGTGAATTTTACAAATGTTGTAAACGGATCTGACTATCTTGTGCTTAAGGCAACTAATATTGCAATGAGTGACGCCTCTGCTAAATGGACAGAAGTAATTTCCAAAATAGATGCAACTGGCAATAAAAAGACAATGGTAAGATCATGGGGTTCTTCGGTTGATGATTTAAGCACAAGCGAGAGAGTTATAGTTCTCATACCGAGTAAGGGAGAAAATAATCAAAGAATTCTGAAAACGAGTGATAATGATAGCACTAAATTTTCAGTCCAGTTTAATCAAAACTTCCCGGCAGACTTTGCACCTCCTCAGGGAGAAGTATATTTAGTTTATGGGGTTACCCCGGTTGCTGATCCGATTGATACAGCCCTCAGGATGCCATTTAACAGGGCTGATTACTATATATCCAAGCTGAATATACCACAGAAGTGCGCGTCAAATACAGGTGTTCTAAGAAAAGCTGTTTTGAACCATAGCGGTACTTTTCAGGGGGGCATTCATCAAATTCTTGATTGCGTTGCTGATATGCAGGTTATTTTCGGAAGGGATACAGACAATGATGGAGATGTTGATAACAGGACGGATGATTTATCAGGCCTTACAGCGCAGCAGATACGTGAACAGGTGAAAGATATCAGGGTATACATACTTGCCCACGAGGGACAAAAGGACAGTAATTTTACTTATTGCCAGGATCCACCGTCTTGTTCAGATAAAACAATATATGTAGGTGAGCAAGGATTGGGAAGAGATTTTGACTTGACCACAATACCAGATTGGCAGAACTATCGCTGGAAGCTAGACAGAATTGTTGTGAAGCCAAAGAATTTGAGAGGATAA